The Prinia subflava isolate CZ2003 ecotype Zambia chromosome 5, Cam_Psub_1.2, whole genome shotgun sequence genome window below encodes:
- the RHOV gene encoding rho-related GTP-binding protein RhoV — protein MPPQELLDYAPALRRHSPPRGSGPELGIKCVLVGDGAVGKTSLVVSYTTNGYPDEYQPTALDTFSVQVLVDGAPVRIQLWDTAGQEDFDCLRSLCYPDTDVFLVCFSVVNPSSFQNITEKWIPEIRTHNPRAPVLLVGTQADLRDDVNVLISLDRYHVKPVPRPQAEGLADKIRAEAYLECSALTQKNLKEVFDMAIVSGVEHKARQEKKMTAKGIKTLSKCRWKKFFCFV, from the exons ATGCctccccaggagctcctggattACGCGCCCGCCCTGCGGAGACACAGCCCGCCCCGGGGCAGCGGCCCGGAGCTGGGAATCAAGTGCGTGCTGGTGGGCGATGGCGCCGTGGGCAAGACCAGCCTGGTGGTCAGCTACACCACCAACGGGTACCCCGACGAGTACCAGCCCACCGCCCTCGACACCTTCTCCG TGCAGGTCCTCGTGGATGGAGCCCCAGTCCGGATTCAGCTGTGGGACACTGCTGGACAG GAGGACTTTGACTGTTTGCGCTCTCTTTGTTACCCTGACACCGACGTCTTCCTTGTCTGCTTCAGTGTGGTAAACCCAAGCTCCTTCCAAAACATTACAGAGAAATGGATCCCTGAGATACGAACTCACAACCCCCGGGCACCAGTGCTGCTAGTGGGGACGCAGGCAGACTTGCGGGATGATGTCAATGTCCTCATCAGCCTGGATCGCTACCACGTGAAGCCGGTGCCCCGGCCTCAGGCAGAAGGTCTAGCTGACAAAATCCGGGCTGAAGCCTACCTGGAATGCTCGGCACTGACCCAGAAGAACCTTAAAGAAGTTTTTGACATGGCCATTGTCAGCGGTGTTGAGCACAAGGCACGTCAGGAAAAGAAGATGACTGCCAAAGGCATCAAGACTCTCTCTAAGTGCCGCTGGAAAAAGTTCTTCTGCTTTGTCTGA